Proteins encoded within one genomic window of Humulus lupulus chromosome 1, drHumLupu1.1, whole genome shotgun sequence:
- the LOC133787421 gene encoding amino acid transporter AVT3B: protein MVFDNEAGSSSQALRAPPPPREDTPLIGSHKSLSSQGKTFANVFIAIVGAGVLGLPYTFKRTGWALSLLTMLGVAALTHHCMMLLVYTRRRLESIDGFSKIASFGDLGFTVCGSFGRLLVDILIILAQAGFCVGYLIFIGNTMANLLTSPTTSMKTTMTLLSSKILGLNPKSFYIWGCFPFQLGLNSIPTLTHLAPLSILADVVDLGAMGVVMIEEVIVLLSNRPVVRAFSGFSEFLYGLGVIVYSFEGIGMCLPLESEMKDKNKFGKVLAFSMAFISIMYGSFGALGYFAYGEETQDMITANLGAGLISILIKVGLCVNLFFTLPIMMNPVYEIIERRFWGGSYCLWLRWLSVLVVTLVALLVPNFADFLSLVGSGVCCALGFVLPSLFHFLVFKNDTSRTALWSDVTIFVLGIGLGVSGTWYALQEMFAVKV from the coding sequence ATGGTGTTTGACAACGAGGCAGGATCTTCATCTCAAGCTCTAAGAGCTCCGCCACCGCCGAGGGAGGACACACCCTTAATCGGTAGCCACAAGTCATTGTCGTCTCAAGGCAAGACCTTCGCTAATGTGTTTATAGCCATAGTCGGCGCCGGCGTTCTGGGCTTACCGTACACTTTCAAGCGAACTGGTTGGGCGTTGAGCCTCCTTACGATGTTGGGCGTCGCCGCTCTTACCCACCACTGCATGATGCTACTGGTCTACACCCGCCGAAGACTCGAATCCATTGATGGGTTCTCGAAGATAGCGTCTTTTGGAGATTTGGGTTTCACCGTTTGTGGCTCTTTTGGGAGGTTGTTAGTTGATATTCTTATTATCCTCGCTCAAGCTGGGTTTTGCGTTGGATATCTAATCTTCATAGGTAATACTATGGCCAATCTCTTAACTTCACCGACCACATCTATGAAAACGACGATGACCCTTTTGAGCTCTAAGATTTTGGGGTTGAACCCCAAGAGTTTTTACATATGGGGTTGTTTCCCTTTCCAATTAGGGTTGAATTCGATTCCAACGTTGACCCATCTCGCCCCTTTGAGTATTTTGGCTGATGTGGTTGATCTTGGAGCAATGGGTGTTGTGATGATAGAGGAAGTTATCGTTTTGTTGAGCAACAGGCCTGTTGTGAGGGCTTTTTCAGGGTTTTCTGAGTTTTTGTATGGCTTAGGGGTGATTGTTTACTCCTTTGAAGGGATTGGAATGTGTTTGCCTTTGGAATCTGAGATGAAAGATAAGAACAAGTTTGGGAAAGTCTTGGCCTTCTCCATGGCTTTCATATCAATAATGTATGGGagttttggagctctgggttacTTTGCTTATGGGGAAGAAACACAAGACATGATCACTGCTAACTTGGGTGCAGGGTTGATTAGCATCTTGATCAAGGTTGGGCTTTGTGTGAATCTATTCTTCACTTTACCTATAATGATGAACCCAGTTTATGAGATTATTGAGAGGAGGTTCTGGGGTGGGAGCTACTGTCTGTGGCTGAGATGGCTTTCCGTTTTGGTTGTGACTTTGGTGGCTTTGTTGGTCCCCAACTTTGCTGATTTCTTGTCTTTGGTGGGCAGTGGCGTTTGCTGTGCATTGGGGTTTGTTTTACCTTCTTTGTTCCATTTTCTGGTCTTCAAAAATGACACGAGTCGAACTGCATTGTGGTCTGATGTGACCATTTTCGTTTTGGGCATTGGTCTTGGAGTGTCTGGAACTTGGTATGCTTTGCAAGAAATGTTTGCTGTTAAGGTCTAG
- the LOC133787405 gene encoding uncharacterized protein LOC133787405, which translates to MASPQNQPANVDLFDAYFRRADLDRDGRISGQEAVPFFQGSGLPKQVLAQIWAYADQRQAGFLGRAEFYNALKLITVAQKRELTPDIVKAALYGPAAAKIPPPQINLAVTPQPHPGSAPSASTTPTQSNAVTPALSPNTGFGGPQVNVSVNQHLSQESKLMKPPLPTSASPSQLTVSSQGFPRAGAVAGPRPLSSSVSSGWPSGSTVGTPAVTSQVQNIGTNPSASLDGFGLATLGPTTSLPPRPQITSGMKPLGPPAKDTKEVNISGNGFASNSSFGGDVFSATPSQPKQDASVNAFTARSLPVPPALVPNTVGSQPAVRPTTLDSTQGIPTRQTAGVQFQSAQSAARPNGEPSAQTTSVSLPGVSPTPGNSATSQPQLSWPKMTPTNVQKYTKVFVEVDTDRDGKITGEQARNLFLSWRLPREVLKQVWDLSDQDNDSMLSLREFCIALYLMERFREGHPLPATLPSNVIFDVSNSVQPTSNYSNVGNAAWKPSGFQQPDVVPGPGARHMMPPVGPRPPVPVALPQADEEPSVTQPKSRVPELDKHFVDQLSTEEQNSLNTKFKEATEADKKVEELEKEIMESREKIEFYRTKMQELVLYKSRCDNRVNEIMERSSADKKEVESLAKKYEEKYKQSGDVASKLTIEEATFRDIQEKKMELYQAIVKMEQDGSADGVLQARVDRIQSDLDELVKSLNERCKKYGLRGKPITLTELPFGWQHGIQEGAADWDEDWDKFEDEGFTFVKELTLDVQNTIAPTKQKSTLSQIKEASVVESPKAAALPDLDTKSDKQESVDEERVVENGSAHYNNEDLAKSAPNSPIGSSVVGSPSGEFSDFGKTFGSEASPRDKETSDLGGAGSLFSGDKSFDEPAWTFDTNDDLDSVWGFNSVSTMKDNKDHERNGDNFFFGDGDFGLNPIRTGSSPKTSAFSQNSRPFSFDDSVPSTPLYNLGNSPPGFKESSGPSFDSFSRFDSFRSTQDSGFFPPPNDTFSRYDSMRGSRDFDQSHGFPSFDEPDPFGSSGPFRTSLDSQTPRSDPFGSSGPFRTSLDSQTPRSDPFGSSGPFRTSLDSQTPKKGADSWSAF; encoded by the exons ATGGCTTCGCCGCAGAACCAACCGGCGAATGTGGATCTATTCGATGCGTATTTCCGGCGAGCTGATTTGGACCGCGATGGCCGGATTAGTGGCCAAGAAGCCGTCCCTTTCTTCCAGGGCTCCGGTTTGCCCAAACAGGTCCTTGCTCAg ATATGGGCATATGCTGACCAGAGACAGGCCGGGTTCCTTGGTCGGGCTGAGTTCTATAATGCCCTTAAACTGATTACTGTGGCGCAAAAACGTGAACTAACCCCAGATATTGTGAAAGCTGCACTGTATGGCCCGGCTGCAGCGAAAATACCTCCACCGCAAATAAATCTTGCGGTCACACCTCAACCTCATCCTGGTTCTGCTCCATCAGCATCTACCACTCCGACTCAGAGTAATGCTGTCACTCCGGCATTATCCCCAAATACTGGATTTGGGGGGCCACAAGTTAATGTAAGTGTGAACCAGCATCTTTCTCAGGAAAGTAAATTAATGAAGCCTCCACTACCCACATCCGCTTCACCTTCTCAACTGACTGTTTCCAGCCAAGGATTTCCTAGGGCAGGTGCTGTGGCAGGGCCTCGTCCTCTAAGCTCAAGTGTATCAAGTGGTTGGCCCAGTGGAAGTACTGTTGGAACCCCTGCAGTAACATCACAAGTTCAAAATATAGGGACTAACCCCTCCGCAAGTTTGGATGGGTTTGGGCTGGCAACTTTAGGGCCAACAACTTCCCTACCACCTAGGCCGCAAATAACTTCTGGGATGAAGCCACTAGGGCCTCCAGCTAAGGATACTAAAGAAGTGAATATATCTGGGAATGGGTTTGCTTCTAACTCATCTTTTGGAGGTGATGTGTTTTCTGCAACCCCATCACAGCCAAAGCAAGATGCTTCTGTTAATGCATTTACTGCACGCAGTTTACCTGTCCCACCGGCCCTTGTTCCAAACACTGTTGGGTCCCAGCCTGCAGTTAGACCGACCACCCTTGATTCAACACAGGGTATACCAACACGTCAAACAGCTGGTGTTCAGTTTCAGTCAGCCCAGTCAGCTGCAAGACCAAACGGGGAGCCTTCAGCTCAGACTACTTCTGTATCTTTACCTGGAGTTTCACCTACACCTGGCAACTCTGCAACCAGTCAGCCCCAATTGTCATGGCCTAAGATGACTCCGACTAATGTTCAGAAGTATACAAAAGTATTTGTTGAAGTAGACACAGACAGAGACGGGAAGATTACTGGTGAACAAGCACGCAATCTATTTCTTAGTTGGAGATTGCCTAGAG AGGTTTTAAAGCAAGTGTGGGACTTATCCGACCAGGATAATGATAGCATGCTATCACTTAGGGAGTTTTGTATTGCTTTGTATTTAATGGAGAGGTTTAGGGAAGGACATCCTCTTCCAGCAACTCTTCCAAGCAACGTCATATTTGATGTTTCTAATAGTGTTCAACCTACTAGTAACTACAGCAATGTTGGCAATGCAGCTTGGAAACCATCTG GTTTTCAGCAGCCAGATGTTGTGCCTGGCCCTGGTGCTCGGCACATGATGCCTCCAGTTGGACCGAGACCACCAGTACCTGTTGCTCTTCCCCAGGCTGATGAGGAGCCATCAGTCACTCAGCCAAAATCAAGAGTTCCGGAGTTGGATAAACACTTTGTTGATCAACTCAGCACGGAGGAGCAGAATTCGCTCAATACAAAGTTTAAAGAAGCGACAGAAGCAGATAAAAAG GTAGAGGAACTGGAGAAAGAAATTATGGAATCAAGAGAGAAAATCGAGTTTTACCGTACAAAAATGCAAGAACTT GTTCTCTACAAGAGTAGGTGTGACAATCGTGTTAATGAGATCATGGAAAGGTCATCAGCTGATAAAAAAGAG GTTGAGTCCCTGGCGAAGAAATATGAAGAGAAATATAAACAAAGTGGAGATGTAGCCTCCAAGCTAACTATTGAAGAAGCTACATTTCGCGATATCCAG GAGAAAAAAATGGAGTTGTACCAGGCTATTGTTAAGATGGAACAGGATGGCAGTGCTGATGGAGTTCTTCAG GCTCGTGTTGATCGTATTCAATCAGATCTTGATGAACTTGTGAAATCCCTCAACGAGCGTTGCAAGAAATACGGATTACGTGGAAAACCCATAACTTTGACTGAGCTTCCTTTTG GCTGGCAGCATGGGATCCAAGAAGGAGCTGCTGACTGGGATGAAGATTGGGACAAGTTTGAAGATGAAG GATTCACTTTTGTCAAGGAGCTCACCCTTGATGTGCAGAATACCATAGCACCTACAAAACAAAAATCCACATTGTCTCAAATTAAAGAAGCCTCAGTAGTTGAGAGTCCAAAAGCTGCTGCTTTACCTGATTTGGATACCAAATCTGATAAGCAGGAGAGCGTGGATGAAGAACGGGTTGTTGAAAATGGATCTGCACATTATAACAATGAGGACTTGGCCAAAAGTGCTCCAAACAGTCCAATTGGAAGCAGTGTTGTTGGAAGTCCATCTGGAGAATTTTCAGATTTTGGAAAGACATTTGGTTCAGAGGCCTCACCTCGTGATAAGGAAACTAG TGATCTTGGTGGTGCTGGGTCTCTATTTTCTGGTGATAAGAGTTTTGATGAACCAGCATGGACATTTGACACTAATGATGACTTGGACTCGGTATGGGGTTTTAACTCGGTTAGTACCATGAAG GATAACAAGGATCATGAGAGAAATGGTGACAACTTCTTTTTTGGGGATGGGGATTTCGGCCTCAATCCTATTAGAACTGGGTCCTCCCCCAAAACCAGTGCTTTCTCACAGAACAGCCGGCCCTTCAGTTTTGACGATTCTGTTCCTAGCACACCCCTCTACAATCTAGGCAATTCACCACCAGGATTCAAGGAGAGTTCAGGACCATCTTTTGACAGCTTCTCAAGGTTTGATTCCTTCAGGAGCACGCAGGACAGTGGATTCTTTCCTCCTCCAAATGATACATTTTCAAGATATGATTCAATGCGTGGCAGTAGAGACTTTGACCAAAGTCATGGATTTCCATCATTCGATGAGCCGGACCCTTTTGGGTCATCAGGACCGTTTAGGACATCACTGGATAGTCAAACTCCAAGATCAGACCCTTTTGGGTCTTCAGGGCCGTTTAGGACATCACTGGATAGTCAAACTCCAAGATCAGACCCTTTTGGGTCTTCAGGGCCGTTTAGGACATCACTGGATAGTCAAACGCCAAAAAAAGGTGCTGACAGTTGGAGTGCATTTTAG